In one window of Nodosilinea sp. PGN35 DNA:
- a CDS encoding alpha-D-glucose phosphate-specific phosphoglucomutase → MSIQTVSTQPYGDQKPGTSGLRKKVKVFQQQNYLENFVQSIFDSLEGYQSQTLVVGGDGRYYNRQAIQVILKMAAANGFGRVLVGQGGILSTPAASCVIRKNNAFGGIILSASHNPGGPDEDFGIKYNTGNGGPAPEGITDAIYARSQAISEYKILDASDLDLDRIATHSLGHTTVEVIDSVSDYGALMETLFDFGQIKQLLSGNFRFCMDSLHAVTGPYAKALFERRLNAPAGTVVNGEPLEDFGGGHPDPNLVYAHDLVEVMFGDNAPDFGAASDGDGDRNMVLGSNFFVTPSDSLAVLAANATLVPGYRSGLAGIARSMPTSQAPDRVAEKLGIDCYETPTGWKFFGNLLDADKATLCGEESFGTGSNHIREKDGLWAVLFWLNILAVKGQSVEEIVKEHWSTYGRNYYSRHDYEGVESDRANTLMDNLRQGLSGMPGKTFGAYTVDYADDFAYTDPIDGSVATKQGVRIGFTDGSRIVFRLSGTGTSGATLRLYVERYEPDPAKHNQDTQVALADLIALADEIAQIKTLTGRDRPTVIT, encoded by the coding sequence ATGAGTATTCAAACCGTATCCACTCAGCCCTATGGCGACCAAAAGCCCGGCACCTCGGGCCTGCGGAAAAAAGTTAAGGTTTTTCAGCAGCAAAACTATCTAGAGAACTTTGTCCAGTCGATTTTTGACAGCCTGGAGGGCTACCAGAGCCAGACCCTGGTGGTGGGCGGCGATGGCCGCTACTACAACCGCCAGGCGATTCAGGTGATTCTCAAAATGGCGGCGGCCAACGGCTTTGGCCGGGTGCTGGTGGGCCAGGGCGGCATTCTTTCCACCCCGGCGGCCTCCTGCGTGATTCGCAAGAATAATGCCTTTGGCGGCATCATTCTCTCGGCCAGCCACAACCCCGGTGGCCCCGACGAAGACTTTGGCATTAAGTACAACACCGGCAACGGCGGCCCCGCCCCCGAGGGCATTACCGACGCCATCTATGCCCGCAGCCAGGCCATCTCTGAGTACAAAATTCTCGACGCCTCAGACCTCGACCTCGATCGCATCGCCACCCACAGCCTGGGCCACACCACCGTGGAGGTGATCGACTCGGTGAGCGACTACGGCGCGCTGATGGAAACCCTGTTTGACTTCGGCCAGATCAAGCAGCTGCTCTCGGGCAACTTTCGCTTCTGCATGGATTCGCTGCACGCCGTCACCGGCCCCTACGCCAAGGCCCTGTTTGAGCGGCGGCTGAACGCCCCGGCGGGCACGGTGGTGAATGGTGAACCGCTGGAGGACTTTGGCGGCGGCCACCCCGACCCCAACCTGGTCTACGCCCACGACCTGGTAGAAGTCATGTTTGGCGACAATGCCCCCGACTTTGGGGCGGCGTCGGATGGGGATGGCGATCGCAACATGGTGCTCGGCAGCAATTTCTTTGTCACCCCCAGCGACAGCCTGGCGGTGCTGGCGGCCAACGCCACCCTGGTACCCGGCTACCGCAGCGGTCTGGCGGGCATTGCCCGCTCGATGCCCACCAGCCAGGCCCCCGATCGCGTCGCCGAAAAGCTGGGCATCGACTGCTATGAGACCCCCACCGGCTGGAAGTTTTTTGGCAACCTGCTGGATGCGGACAAGGCCACCCTCTGCGGCGAAGAGAGCTTTGGCACCGGCTCCAACCACATCCGCGAAAAAGACGGGCTGTGGGCGGTGCTGTTCTGGCTGAATATTCTCGCCGTCAAGGGCCAGTCGGTGGAAGAAATTGTCAAAGAGCACTGGAGCACCTACGGGCGCAACTACTACTCCCGCCACGACTACGAGGGCGTGGAGAGCGATCGCGCCAACACCCTGATGGACAACCTGCGCCAGGGATTGAGCGGCATGCCCGGTAAAACCTTCGGCGCGTACACCGTAGACTATGCCGACGACTTCGCCTACACCGACCCCATCGACGGCAGCGTGGCCACCAAGCAGGGGGTTCGCATCGGCTTTACCGACGGCTCGCGGATTGTCTTTCGCCTGTCGGGCACCGGCACTTCGGGCGCTACCCTGCGGCTGTACGTCGAGCGCTACGAGCCCGACCCGGCCAAGCACAACCAGGACACCCAGGTCGCCCTGGCGGATTTGATTGCTTTGGCCGACGAGATTGCTCAGATTAAGACGCTCACGGGACGCGATCGCCCCACGGTGATCACCTAG
- a CDS encoding GNAT family N-acetyltransferase, which translates to MPHPTLTPTQSRPSTGHGDLPAIAAFYDLCEQVDQLDNSPTLADLQRRLDHPPPGGTHQRQLWETPTGELVGLVALWLDDPGDELTDALESWVGVFVHPDWRGAHLEAELLSWAERRVRQQAEAAQRPIKLFAGTRTDAPYYRAIYETAGYETVRQFHTMVRSLAASIPQPQFPKGFTSRPTNAGEAAAWVDMFNESFVDHWHFTPMTLRDRQHRLTYPIYQPELDWVAVAPDGNLAGFCSGHIPHEGNALKNRQEGWIGVLGTRRGYRRQGLARAMLLQGLHQLRAAGLAAALLGVDTQNPNQAMGLYESVGFTTKETHLTYQKSFAEGSPVPKAISG; encoded by the coding sequence ATGCCCCACCCCACCCTGACCCCAACGCAGTCGCGCCCCAGCACGGGCCATGGCGATCTGCCTGCGATCGCCGCCTTCTACGACCTCTGCGAGCAGGTTGACCAGCTCGACAACAGCCCCACCCTGGCCGATCTCCAGCGCCGCCTCGACCATCCGCCCCCCGGTGGCACTCACCAGCGCCAGCTCTGGGAAACCCCGACAGGGGAGCTGGTGGGCCTGGTAGCCCTGTGGCTAGATGACCCCGGCGACGAGCTTACCGATGCCCTGGAGAGCTGGGTGGGGGTCTTTGTTCACCCCGACTGGCGCGGTGCCCACCTGGAAGCCGAACTGCTGAGCTGGGCTGAGCGGCGGGTGCGGCAGCAGGCTGAAGCGGCCCAGCGCCCCATCAAACTCTTCGCTGGCACCCGCACTGATGCGCCCTACTACCGGGCGATCTACGAGACAGCGGGCTACGAGACGGTTCGCCAGTTTCACACCATGGTGCGATCGCTGGCCGCCTCCATCCCCCAGCCCCAGTTTCCCAAGGGATTTACCTCGCGCCCGACCAATGCTGGGGAGGCGGCCGCCTGGGTGGACATGTTTAACGAAAGCTTTGTCGATCACTGGCACTTTACGCCGATGACCCTGCGCGATCGCCAGCACCGCCTCACCTACCCCATCTACCAGCCTGAGTTGGACTGGGTGGCCGTGGCCCCGGACGGCAACCTGGCCGGGTTTTGCAGTGGCCACATCCCCCACGAGGGCAACGCCTTAAAAAATCGCCAAGAGGGCTGGATTGGGGTGTTAGGCACCCGGCGGGGCTACCGCCGCCAGGGCCTGGCGCGGGCCATGCTGCTCCAGGGGCTGCACCAGCTGCGGGCGGCGGGCCTGGCAGCGGCCCTGCTGGGGGTAGACACCCAAAACCCCAACCAGGCCATGGGGCTCTACGAATCGGTAGGATTCACCACCAAAGAAACCCATCTGACCTACCAAAAGTCCTTTGCTGAAGGTTCTCCCGTTCCAAAGGCGATTTCTGGGTAA
- a CDS encoding DNA-3-methyladenine glycosylase produces MSHLSKPALGDTVKLCNQPAVIEPAWLGRSSLEVAPDLLGCRLVRRWGDGRQLSATIVETEAYTEGDPACHAYRRETARNRVMFGPPGFSYVYLIYGVYHCFNVVTDGDRIPSAVLIRAVELDTIPPWLAGYRAEKPLRWGAGPGKLCRLLEIDRTLTDLPLTPATGLWLEHRPTAWQQRVVAEEIALTQTTRIGLTQGADLPWRWYVTGSKAVSKR; encoded by the coding sequence TTGAGTCATCTTAGCAAGCCTGCCCTGGGGGACACTGTAAAGCTTTGTAATCAGCCCGCCGTGATTGAACCCGCCTGGCTGGGGCGATCGTCTCTAGAAGTCGCCCCCGATCTGCTGGGTTGCCGCCTGGTGCGCCGCTGGGGCGACGGTCGCCAGCTCAGCGCCACCATTGTCGAAACCGAAGCCTATACCGAGGGCGACCCCGCCTGCCACGCCTACCGCCGCGAAACAGCCCGCAACCGGGTGATGTTTGGCCCGCCCGGCTTCAGCTACGTGTACCTGATCTACGGCGTCTACCACTGCTTTAACGTGGTCACCGACGGCGATCGCATCCCCAGTGCCGTCCTAATTCGCGCCGTCGAACTTGACACCATTCCCCCCTGGCTGGCGGGCTACCGGGCCGAGAAACCCCTCCGCTGGGGAGCTGGCCCCGGCAAGCTCTGCCGCCTGCTCGAGATCGATCGCACCCTCACCGACCTGCCCCTCACCCCGGCCACGGGTCTCTGGCTAGAGCATCGCCCTACCGCCTGGCAGCAGCGGGTCGTAGCGGAGGAAATCGCCCTCACCCAAACCACCCGCATCGGCCTCACCCAGGGGGCCGACCTGCCCTGGCGCTGGTATGTCACTGGCTCAAAGGCGGTATCAAAGCGCTAG